DNA from Bacillus sp. Marseille-P3661:
ATCAGAAAGTTAATTCTAGATACCATCGAATACGTTTTTCCTGTACCGGCACCCGCTTTAATATTTATGTTTGTATTGATAGGAGCATGTTCAATTAAATATTGATCCTTGTTAAATTCACTATTGTTATGAAAAGCATTTAAACGTTCTTCATATTTCGCTACTTCCTCTGCATCGCCATTAAAAATCTCAAAAGAGGAGTGTGGCCGTTCATTAATATAAGCGATTTGAAAATTAAATGTACGAATGCAGTTATCCGTTATTTCGGTTTCATCAAATAGAAACCTTGGATCGATTTTCTGTTCCTTCATATATTTTTCAAAGTTTGATTTAAATTTGTTTAGTAGCTCTCTTTTTCTTGAAATAAAATAGAGTTTAGTACCATTTATCCATTTCTTAAAGTATTTTAACATCTCTTCTTCGTTTACATCTTCAGAGATATAACGCAATAATGAGTAAATTTTCCTTTTAGAATCTACATCTTTTTTCGATTGTTCTTTTTTGATTAATTTAGGTAACGATGCATTAATTTGCTCATCTGTTTCAAATAGTCTTCTGAATTCAAGCATATGTTGAAAATGGAACTTATCTGTGGACTTCTTTTCATTTATACTCTGAAATAAGGACAGAATTTTATTTTTTAATTTTTCACCGTCCAACATATCCTCTTTTACAATTGTTTGTTCAATTGAAGAAACTATGTCCATCCGCTTTTTAGCAAAGGTTTTTTCTTGCATATTTGGATAGCAGACCATAGGGATTACCAGGAAGTTTTTATTCAATTTTTTTTGAACTAAGTTAACTAAATTATATTGATATCGCTCAGCCTGGTATAACGGTGAGTTTTCTGAGGTTTCCATCCCTGATAATGGCTGGAATAAAATACTATTATTGTCTTCTACGGTTAAGTGTTCGCCTGTCCACCCTTTCACCTCTATTACCGCAATTCCTTTATCTGGAACAAGCAGGGCAATATCAAAGCGGTGATGGTTCACTTGATAATTAAAGTAACAAATATAGTCAGCTGGTAAAGTATGCTTTATTATAGTATATACAATTTCTTCTGCATCATTTTTAAAATCTGGTTGTTTAGGATAAATAATCGCCAAAATACATCCCCCTTATAAGACACAGGTAATAGTCAATTTTTTCTCTTGCTCTTCTCGAGACAGTATTTTCAGTCACTCTACTGCTTTACTTCATTGTCGATATCGATAAACCTCTTATACACTTGTTAGTAACATATTAGACAAATTAATAATTAACGGCCCACAATATCAATTTTTGCTTCGCTAGGCCAGCTACTCAAGTTAAAAATACGTTGATTATGATCAGATAGAAACATTAGATTGTTAGATAATGACTTCGTAAGTAAAGATAATACTTTAACTATATAGGTGAAAGGTATTGCGCCTTATAGACAATAATCAAAACGTACTTCGATTGGAATGGAACCCCACACTTTTTATCACTCACTAGGACAAGGACATATGGATACGGAAATGGTTCGTTTACCAACCCTTACAGAACGCTCATAAAGTTACCCTGTGCATAAAAGTTACGTTTAAAAAATATTCTTCTATAATACAAATTATGTACCATTATACTATGGAACGAGGGACAGGTCTATTGACCTAGTGAAGTTTGTTGGGACTTTGGTCAAGCTTGATTCAATGTGGCATGGATAACACATTATCCCATAATGGTGAGTTACTAAGTATTTGTTTTAACAGAAGTTGAGTGGATAAAGGTGGCATTTCACTTATAACACTTTTCATATCCTAAGCGAATTGAAATTACGAATCCTCTGTAAATTTTACTAATTATTCAATGAAACCCTTATCAAGCCATTAGTAGAACCTTTATGAATGTAACTTTTTAATTGTGACTATTAGGAGAGTTAAAAAAACAGCACTAAAGAACTTGCTTGCTTCTTGATTTATTTGTTTCAATTTGAATCATGCATTAAAGATTTGCCTAACTTTTTTTGGGTGTGGCACAGAGTTTAATCCGACAGTGTTATTTCTAAAATTCAGCGTTCACTTTGACAACTAATAAAATGGCAGAGCAATAGTTACAATTATTACTTAGTTATTTCCTCGAAAAGCAGAAAAACTGACAATTTCCAACCAACTAATGCGGAAATTCTTTTCAATATTATGTCACATAATGCACAATTGTTTTTTTCTATAGGAATTTTATTTCTTTTATATGTTAAAATTAAAATAATATATATTTTTTACTAAAATAAATTACCGATTCAATAAAGGGTGTAAGATATGAAAGAAATTAAAAAAAGAGAAATTGAATTATTAGCAAAAGTTTGCAATCAAAATAATATCTCTTTAAAGTTGGCACGTGAGATTATCCGTGCCTCTGAAAAATTCTCATATGAAAATGTTAGTCAAGGTAACCGCATTAATGAATATCAAGAGTTAATTGACTATTTTTCAAAAAATAATTAGCAAGGTGATTGTTCATGTTATTAAAAAAACTTATATTTGATAATTTTAAAACGTATTATGGTGTTCAAGAAGTTAACTTATATATACCTAAAGAGATTAGAGAGGAAAAAGGAAAAAACCTCATTTTACTAGGTGGATTAAACGGAGCAGGGAAAACCACTATTCTTAAGGCTATAACCTATGTTCTTTTTGGTAAACGTGGAATGACGGAACAGGAACATAAACGGGTGTTTTCAAACGTTATTAACAATACATTCTATGATGAAGGGGGCAGAAACTGTTCTGTTTCGTTAGTTATAGAAACTGACAAAGGTGAAGAATGGAACTTAAAAGTGAAATGGTATTTTGACCATTTAAAAAGAGTTAGCCACGAAGAACGGGAACTTTATGTCAGAAAGCCAAATGCAACACACTCAAAACATGCACGAATTGATAATATTGAAGCTTATAACAAACTAATCGATAAAATTATCCCCTATCACGCTGCACCATTCTTTATTTTTGATGGTGAGGAAATCAAGGATATTGTGCTACGGCAAAATAGTGAAGAAATGAAAGAAGCAATCCATAAAATTACCGGAATGGACGCTTATAAGCAAATGTTAATCGATCTTCGTTCACTTAAAAGTTCTATCGAAAATAAATTGGCACGATCAGTTAGCCAAATTAAATTAAAAAACATTGAGACTGAGTTGGACGAAATTAATGGAACAATTAAAACACTTGAAGTCAGAAAAGACAAACTGTCTTCCGAAGTTCGTAAATACGAAAAACTAATAAGTGATGCAAAACAAGAACGCAATCAAAAAATTTCACAAAATTCAAAATCACGAGAAGCAATAGTTAAGCAACAATCCCGCACTGCCACTGAGATTGAACATGCAAAAAAAGAGTTACATGATTTTTTACAACACAATATGCTTAATATTATTCTGCGTAATAAAATCTTGAACTTAAAAAAACAACTTAAACTTGAAAATGAATTAAGTCATAAGAGGATCTTACAAACTGCTTCTTTGACACCCTATAGAAATTTTATGGATCAGTTACTGAATAAGGATATTGATCCACCCTTATCTTCCGAGCAACTATCGCAAATTAAACAGTTAGGTGAAGAAATTTGGATAAAAGAAAACAAGATAAGAAATACGATACCCAATGATACAAAAGAAATCCATGACATATCAAACAATGATTACACATATTTAACAACAATTTCACCAAAAGATAAAAGCCAAATTTCAAACTTAATTAATAGGATTGATAAATTAGAACAAGATTTAAAAGATCTAGAAGTAAAAATTCGTAATGCACCTGAAGCTGTTAATATCGATGATGAAAACAACAAAATTGATATATTAGTAAAAAAATTAGGTGAAATCAATTTAAAATATAAAACACTCACAAAGAAGTTAAACGCAGCGCTAGATGAAAAAACGAGTTTATTAAATAAATTAACCAGATTATCAGGTCAAGATGAAAACCTAGAAGAGCTCCAAGAGCGTAATATACAAGTAGAGCAAACTATTAAGGCAATGACTCAGTATGTTACTGAAATGACCAAGATGAAAGCTACTTATATAAAAGAAGAATTTTCATCTATGTTACAAAAGCTTTTTAGGAAGCAAGATGAATTCGGAAAGATTGAATTTGATATAGAGACTTACACAATTCGTTTGTACAATGATCGTATGCAGGAGATTAGCATTCAAGATCGCTCCGCTGGTGAAATGCAAATGATTTCTTCTGCTTTAATTTGGGCCTTAACAAAAGCGTCTGACCTATCTTTACCAATGGTGATTGATACACCTCTTGGTCGATTGGATAGTTACCATCGAAACCGATTAATTAATTTTTATTATAAAGAGCTCAGTGATCAAGTTATTATCTTATCTACTGATACTGAGATTACTGAAGAATATGTCAAAGTTATGGAAGAACATTCCTATAAACAATATATGCTAGATTATGATGAAACAAAGAAATATACGATTATTCGTGACGGATATTTCAACTTTATTAAAGGGTGATGAAATGGCAAATCGGAGAATGACTCTTTCGGAGGAAGGAAAACAAATTTTGGATATGATCGCTGATACGCTAGAAGTTGAGAGACCTATGGCTGTTAAAATTGCACTCTCCAAAGGAATAGCAGTTTCAGATGGTCCAGTAACTGAAGATTACCCAGGTGGAAAGAATAAGTGGACGATCCCAGACAATATCATCAAGGATAAAGAGTTTTTACTTTTCAAACATTTAATCATTAATGAAGTATCCTCTTCTTTAGACGAGGATCAGCTTCACAAGCACATGTTAGCATTTATTGAAAAAGGATTAAGAAGATTAAAGCAAGACTTTGAAAATAAAAATTCAATCGAAGATTTCAGACTTGTAATATTATAAAAAACCCACCAAGGTGGGTTTCAGGCTGTCGAGAAACCCTCGACAGTCTATTTTTTTCATCATTAACTTTAACAATTCACCGCGTTAATTTGGTATAATATAGGTAATATAGATAGGATGGTGATTAGTATGTTTAACACTAGAAAAAATACTCAAAACGAAGTTGAATTTGTATCTATGGAAGACCTTGTCCCTGAAGATCATCTATTAAGAAAAATCGATAAGTACATAGACTTTTCATTTATTCCAGAAAGAGTTCGACCGTACTATTGCGAAGATAATGGACGTCCTTCGTTGGATCCACTTATTTTATTTAAGATGATGTTTATTGGTTATATTTACGGTATCCGTTCAGAAAGACAACTTGAACGTGAAATACAAATGAACATTGCTTACCGCTGGTTTCTTGGTCTTAAATTAACTGATCCAGTGCCACACCACTCCACTATAAGTTGGAACCGTCGAATGCGTTTTAAAGATACTGACATTTTTCAAGAGATCTTTGATGAAAGTGTTATGCAAGCCATTAATCACAAAATGGTTGGTGGGAGAGTCTTGTTTACTGATTCAACTCATTTAAAGGCAAATGCAAATAAGCATAAATTCATAAAAGAAGAAGTTGAAGTGGAGACACGTGAATATGTAGAGGAATTAAATAAAGCCATTGAGGAAGATCGAGTAAAATATGGAAAAAAGCCTCTAAAGGAAAAAGAGGAGGTGAATGAAACGAAAGAAATCCGGAAGAGTACAACTGATCCGGATTGTGGATTTATGTCACGTGATAATAAGCAAGAAATGTTCTGTTATCTAGACCACCGTACAACCGATATTAAATACAATATTATAACAGATGCCTTTGTAACTCCCGGTAATGTCCATGATTCAGTTCCTTATCTCAAGCGATTAGATCGTCAAATCTCACGATTTGATTTTAACGTAGAAGCGGTGGCACTAGATTCTGGATACTTAACAAATCCAATATGTAAGGGATTATTTGATCGTGAGATCTTTGGTGTAATTGCCCACAGAAGATATCAACCGACAAGAGGACTTTTTCAAAAGTGGAAATTTACATATGATGCGGATACAGATGTATATGTCTGTCCCAATGGTGAACAATTAAATTATCGTACCACAACAAGGGAAGGATATCGTGAATATAAATCCGACTCTAAAAAATGTACAAATTGCCCTCTCCTACAACAATGTACACGGTCAAAAAATAAGCAAAAAGTGGTCACCCGACATGTTTGGGAAGAACATAAAGAGAAGGTGAGACTTAACCGATTATCTTCAGGAGGAAAAATTCTTTATAAATATAGAAAAGAAACCGTAGAGCGAAGCTTTGCAGATTCAAAAGAACTGCATGGGCTTCGCTACTGCCGGTTACGAGGAATTAAAAATGCAAGTGAGCAAGTGCTACTTACAGCAGCTTGCCAGAATATGAAAAAGATTGCCAACCATCTGGCGAAACTTGGCTAGGTGGTTGGGAGTGATATTTTCTTATTCTATCTCATATTTATATTAGGTTAATTTTCATTAAACAAAAAAGAGTGTAGAGAAAAAATACCCCTTTCTCTACACTCTGAAACCCACCAAGGTGGGTTTTTTTATATTCTTTCTGATAGTGGTATTATATCTACTACCAAAACAGTAGGTTGTGATAATTCCCCATTTTCATTTTTAATTGGGCCATGGACTATACACTGCCCTTTTCTCAATGAAGCAAGTTTATTTTCCCAAAGTTTCTTTTCTTGATTGTCTTTAGCCAAACTAGCAGCAATATTCGATAATTCCTGCTCTGGTGGTGAAAAGTAGACCTTTTGAGAAGCCATTTGCAATCTAGCTAACTCATCTGAATCTAATTGCGCTTTCAAAAATTGAGTTGCATACCATGCTGACCATCCAAATTTTCGACCTTCCTGCAATATTCTTGCTGATGGTGATTTTTCGGTATGATCTAGATTCTGGGCTTCATCCATAATCACAGGCATTGGTTTATTCTTATTACCATTTTGAACTGAATAATTCCATAAATCCCAAAGAATAAACTCAGTGATCATTAATTGTACATCCCTCGGGAAACCTGTTAATTGAATGATATGAATTTCCCCATTACTATCCACAATATCATTCCATTTGATTGATTGATTTTCACTAAAAGGATTGCGATCTATTAACGGTCTTATTTGTGATAAAGCAGTTTTGGCATAATTAGATCCATCTTCCTCAAGCAATTCCTTTAATTTAATTAAATTCATTTGATCATCATATAATTCTAAACCTTTGAACACAGCTTCATAAATAGCATTTTGTTGTTGAATTCCTAAGGATTTATAAACAGCCGCAAATACACTTTTAATTCTTTCGGCTACATCTGTATTTGACTCTGGTAGATTAATTCCCCCAATATCACGAGCATTCTTTTGAAATGGATTAATCGGTAGCTTTTCACTGTAAACAATTTTATGCTTAAGTTTATCGCCTAAGTATTGAACAAATTCTGGTTCTAGCTGATTAGGTAAAAAACCTTCGGTATAGTCAATTACTATGCTAGGAATACCAAGCTTTGATTTTTCTAATAGCAAGCATTGCATAAAATAGGTTTTTCCTTGCCCGGACTTACCTGAAATCAATAGGTGACGATTTGCAAGTCCTTTGTTACCATATTCCCAAAATATTTCTCGGTTAGAATTTTCAGCCCTACCTAATCTTATTCTTATTTTTTCTAACGCTGCCCATCCGAGAGTCTTACTGCTTTCTTCATTTTGCTCTAGACTTTCATCTGTAATTTGGATTGTAACCTTATCATCTTCCCTAATGATATCAGATGAATCATTATAATCGAACTTATTTATAGTTGTTTCCCCTGTAACTGTTGGCGATTTAGAAAGAGTCTCTCCCTCGATATTTGGTTCCGGTACCAATTCTATACCATTATTCAATTTATACGATTCTTTTTGTATTCCTGTGTGAATTGGTTCTTGGTAATTTGGTAACTTCTGATTGTTATTTCCTGCTTTATACATGTACGAAAGCATATCTTCTTTTATAAAATCATTTGGTTCTTCTTGAATCCATTGTCTCATTTCTTCAATCGGTGTTACCAATCCTTCATATCCGTCTCTTTCTGTAAGGTTAAGGAGAAGAATATCATCCTCCAAATGAGCACTTCTATGATAAGCATCTTTCTGAAATGATAATATCGCCCCGTCACCAATATATGGTTTTAAATTGTCTGAAACTTGATAGTCATCTTTCAATAGTTTTTCAATAATTTCATCAGAAAGTTTGTATTCTTTATCATTCCAGAATTCACTTTGATCAATTTTCTGAGCGTTAGCTAGCAGTAATTGGGCAAAGAAATTCCGATAAAACTTTCCAGTAAAAAACTCTCCACTTTCACCAGTTAATACATCTACAAATAAATGTTTTGTCTTCTTTACCTGCACTCTTGCCTTCTCTAATACTTCTCCTTTATTAATTCCAATTTTCACTTCGATTGGATAAAAGTAAAGTGATATTTGATCATTGTTATACTCTAAACCAATTAACAGCAAATCATCGCTGTGACTCCCTTTTACGCCAAGGTTTTTTGCCGTGAATATACCTTCAGATTTATTCAGGCTCACTGCCCCGGCAACACGAAGAATTTCCTCAAGTGAAATCGGAACCCATAAAATATCTGGATGATCAAAATAAGAAACGGAATATTTAATTGCTGAAATAATACTTAACTTTTCTCGGTCATAATGACCTTTACTCCCAATAATTTTTAAAAGCCATTCACCGTTAAATGTGTTGAAAGCTTTAATGGTATTTTGGACATTTTTATCGGAACCCTTAACATCTTTCAGTTTTAGAAATTCCTTAATAACTGCATAGTATTGGTGTGATTTATCTGTCACCGTTATGGCATCATAACGACTAGATGAAGAATATTGATCACTATAATGAATAACGACTAGATTCCCGTCATAGCTGTTGAAGAATTCCAAATCAATAAGTGGATCAATAAAAGTAACCCAGTAAGACGAACTGAATATTCTTTCTAACGTTTCTTCATCTGCAGTAGTTGTCCGTGAGAAAATAGCTTCACCTTTTCGATAACTGTCATTTCCACCATTTCTTAAATTGGCTGCTAGTTCATTAACATTATATGCTGTGCTAGTTAAGTAATTATTTTCTCCTTCCACACAATATGCTTTTGTACCAAAGCCACTTTTATAATTTTCCTCATCTTTCATTGAAGGTACGCTAGAATACAGTCCGTCAATAGTTAGTCCGGAAGTCATCTCTTTTATAGGTTGAACGGCATGATGCTCTTGGGCATGCATCTTATAAAAAGAGATGTGAGCATATCTTAACTCAGCACTAGGTTCTTGTTTGTAAAAAAACAATTTTTCTCTTATGATTCTTAGGATATCTTCTCCATCCAGCTCCTTTGAATTTAATTTAATATCGAATAATTCTTCAAACTGTGATACCGTTTCTGTACGAGCATATAAATCAAACGAACTTTCTGAGTTTTCTTCTTTATATAGTGTAACTTCTACAGGTTTTATTTTTTCAGGTCCTTCATGATCTAGTTCTTTTAACATCCATAAGAAAATCCCGCGAATAACCTCTAAATCATTTGAAATATTAATAATGTTTATTTGCAAAGGAGCCTGAGACTTTTCAATAAATAAATATGAAAAATGGTCTTTAAATTGTGTAAGTTTATCATTTACAACTTTTGCTAAATAAAGATTTGCATCTGAGACAGAGACTTTATTTACATGTTTAAACGTTAACCAATCTATAGCAGCTTGTTGGTGGTCAGGTTTATACAAATCCTCATTCTCGTCATAAAGAAATGGAACCAGGGCATCTGGATTCAGCCGATTTAAAATACTGTTATCGACTTCCTCTGTACCTAATAATTCATATAGTTTGAGTTTAAACGCAATCATTATTGGATGAAAAGGAGTAAAATATACAATACCATTAGATTGAATAGTTCCAAGTTTGAATAAGTCTCTACCCTTTCGTCCTGCTGGATTCCCATTTTTAAAGCTTTTTATTTCTTTTTGATATTCATTAATAAGATCAATTGCTCGTTTCTTTAGATCCTCTGTTATAGTACATAAACTAGGTATTGAGTTTTTAATTTTAAAATATGTAATAAATCGACTATAAGCCTCTTTTAGATCATCACTTAATTTTATATCTTCTGGGTGTAGTATTTCAGCTTCGTATCTAGCGCTTTTTATACCATTTTCAACCCAATAATCTTCCCATTCAAAGAAGTCGCGATATTCTGAATGAAAATAAAACTCTCGATTTTCAAGTATTAATCGATTATTTTCTCTAATCCACTGAACATCTGTATTCGTTTCTCTTATAAGTTTCCATAATCGTTGGCCAGTGATTGGCATAGATTCTGGTAATTCATTTTTTAAAAGAAGAGGAATAGTAGCAGTTTGAAATTGAATCTTAATCTTTAATTCATCATTATCATTAAACGCTTCAGGCAGCGGAGTGAGAATTAACCTCTCGTCTTCTAAAACTGAAACTAGCATATTATCCTCAGAAACCTCTACTTTCTTTACCCCAATGCCATTTCCAAAACTTAATTCATCGTTTTCAAAATAAAGCGCAATAAAGTTATTAGTTGGATCTACAATATACATAGACCGATAACGGTCTAAATATATAGGGTCCAATGGTAAGACTGCAATATAGAATTCAGCCCCTAATGATGCTTTGTTATCATGTTTATATGCTAATTTAACAAATGTTGGTTTATCTTTTTTTGTAAAAATTTTTGCCCCAATATTTGTTAATTTCACATCAACTTCTAGACTCTCATTATATATCTTCGCTACTTTTAGGAAATCCGAAGATAAACTTTTGTCATTCCCACTTAGACTAAAAGAAATTTGCAACTCAACCTCTTCTTTTTGTTCAGGGTTAAAAATTACAATATGTCTCTTTCTTCGCCCCGCTGCAGTCTCCCTATACGGTTTGTCCCAAATTGATAATTTATCCTTTGCTTTTAAAGAAGTATAATCCACTTTTTTCTTTTTATTTAACTTTTTAAAGTCCTCGTTAAATTTATGAACCTTTGGAAACAATACTTCTCGCCAATTCTCTGCTATCAATTCCTTTGCTCCATCAGGCGAGAATCTCTTTTCTAACTCTTCTTCTTCCAAACCGAAATCATGAACTTTTCTAACGTAATCATAAAACTCTCTATTTTCTTTTAAACGTTCTTTTTGATCTTTACCTTTAAATTTTGCTAAATCTGGATCTTTAAAAAGTCCAAATTTATGATATTCAGCATCTTCAATTGACCCTTTTTGTAGTGTCGTAAATATATCTTCAAATTCAAAGAATGTTATTTGTTGAATTGATTGTTCTTTCATTAAGTTCTCTAGATTATCTAATAGAATAATTTGGTCAACCTTTTCCAACACACTATTTTCAATATCATTTTTTAAATTAGTAAATAGGGAGGAGGGGTGTAAAGGCATTCCCTCTTTTTGTAAATCACTACTACCTCCTTGAATTGAGTCCAATTGTTCCGAAACAATACTTACTAATGCCGTACTTTCCCAAACTCCTTTTTGCTCTCCAACTAAGTTTCGTAAAGTAACGAGGAAATCTGGTTTGACATATTCAGAAGTATGAGCTATGACAAGTTTTATGTTTCTAAAAGGAATATAAAATGTTGTATATTCCTCACCTAGCTCATGCTTATATTTAAATGTATTTATTCCTTCAATACTTTCTAACGCTTTTACTAACTCTTCAACATCAGATTCACTATCAAGTTGAAGATAAAAACGATCACCTTGTTTTAGCTCGATCTGTCTGAAATAATCGACTAATAAGGAAGATATATAATTATAGAATTGGCTTGACATACTGAGCATCACCACTATCACTTTTTTTATCTAAGATATTTAGATTATCAAATAATTTTATAATCTCTTTTTTGGAGTAACGATCAAATTTAATTCCTCTTTTTTCGTATTCTTTAAATAATTCATTTAAAGGTATGCGTTTATCCTTTACCGAGACAGCTGTTAGTAACAGTAAAAATTCATGTTTTACGTTAAGCACCTGGCCTAAACTGCCTCTAGTTTTAATAAATTGGTTTGCACCTAAATCCTCAATATTTTCACCATATTTTTTACAAACATTAGCACTCATACCTTCCTTTAAACAAGTAAACAAGACTCTAAATGCGGCAGGAAGGTCCTCAGAATGATCTACTACGTTAACCTTCTTATATATAGAATAATCTTGAATCCATTGTTTAAGTTCTTTTAAGAACTCTTGTTCATATTCATTGCCCTTTGCTTTAATTCTGTCATAAAGCTCACTATAGGGCATAAAACTTATTCCAGCCTTATTATCTTCATTTAATGAATTATGACTTAAATGAGAGATCGTATGTATATGTCTAAAAAGGTTAATTGACTTTTCTTTAATAAATTTAAATCCCTCTAGTTCGTCAGCAGCTTTTCTTCGTTTACTTATTGACTCCCACTCAAGTGCAAAATAAAGGGGATGAACTTTATTGAAATCCGATTCAGTATATTGCTCAAATTTTAGTAACAATTGACAAGCATACATAAAGACATAGTAATGTGTAAGCAATGGAAATGACGCTAAAAAATAGTCTTTATACTTACTTAAATATATAAGGTCTTCTTTATAAAGCTCGCTAAAAGAGTTAAGTAATGGCTGATACTGAACACTTTTTACTTTAG
Protein-coding regions in this window:
- a CDS encoding DNA modification system-associated small protein, producing MKEIKKREIELLAKVCNQNNISLKLAREIIRASEKFSYENVSQGNRINEYQELIDYFSKNN
- the dndD gene encoding DNA sulfur modification protein DndD, with the translated sequence MLLKKLIFDNFKTYYGVQEVNLYIPKEIREEKGKNLILLGGLNGAGKTTILKAITYVLFGKRGMTEQEHKRVFSNVINNTFYDEGGRNCSVSLVIETDKGEEWNLKVKWYFDHLKRVSHEERELYVRKPNATHSKHARIDNIEAYNKLIDKIIPYHAAPFFIFDGEEIKDIVLRQNSEEMKEAIHKITGMDAYKQMLIDLRSLKSSIENKLARSVSQIKLKNIETELDEINGTIKTLEVRKDKLSSEVRKYEKLISDAKQERNQKISQNSKSREAIVKQQSRTATEIEHAKKELHDFLQHNMLNIILRNKILNLKKQLKLENELSHKRILQTASLTPYRNFMDQLLNKDIDPPLSSEQLSQIKQLGEEIWIKENKIRNTIPNDTKEIHDISNNDYTYLTTISPKDKSQISNLINRIDKLEQDLKDLEVKIRNAPEAVNIDDENNKIDILVKKLGEINLKYKTLTKKLNAALDEKTSLLNKLTRLSGQDENLEELQERNIQVEQTIKAMTQYVTEMTKMKATYIKEEFSSMLQKLFRKQDEFGKIEFDIETYTIRLYNDRMQEISIQDRSAGEMQMISSALIWALTKASDLSLPMVIDTPLGRLDSYHRNRLINFYYKELSDQVIILSTDTEITEEYVKVMEEHSYKQYMLDYDETKKYTIIRDGYFNFIKG
- a CDS encoding IS1182 family transposase yields the protein MFNTRKNTQNEVEFVSMEDLVPEDHLLRKIDKYIDFSFIPERVRPYYCEDNGRPSLDPLILFKMMFIGYIYGIRSERQLEREIQMNIAYRWFLGLKLTDPVPHHSTISWNRRMRFKDTDIFQEIFDESVMQAINHKMVGGRVLFTDSTHLKANANKHKFIKEEVEVETREYVEELNKAIEEDRVKYGKKPLKEKEEVNETKEIRKSTTDPDCGFMSRDNKQEMFCYLDHRTTDIKYNIITDAFVTPGNVHDSVPYLKRLDRQISRFDFNVEAVALDSGYLTNPICKGLFDREIFGVIAHRRYQPTRGLFQKWKFTYDADTDVYVCPNGEQLNYRTTTREGYREYKSDSKKCTNCPLLQQCTRSKNKQKVVTRHVWEEHKEKVRLNRLSSGGKILYKYRKETVERSFADSKELHGLRYCRLRGIKNASEQVLLTAACQNMKKIANHLAKLG
- the dptH gene encoding DNA phosphorothioation-dependent restriction protein DptH, with amino-acid sequence MSSQFYNYISSLLVDYFRQIELKQGDRFYLQLDSESDVEELVKALESIEGINTFKYKHELGEEYTTFYIPFRNIKLVIAHTSEYVKPDFLVTLRNLVGEQKGVWESTALVSIVSEQLDSIQGGSSDLQKEGMPLHPSSLFTNLKNDIENSVLEKVDQIILLDNLENLMKEQSIQQITFFEFEDIFTTLQKGSIEDAEYHKFGLFKDPDLAKFKGKDQKERLKENREFYDYVRKVHDFGLEEEELEKRFSPDGAKELIAENWREVLFPKVHKFNEDFKKLNKKKKVDYTSLKAKDKLSIWDKPYRETAAGRRKRHIVIFNPEQKEEVELQISFSLSGNDKSLSSDFLKVAKIYNESLEVDVKLTNIGAKIFTKKDKPTFVKLAYKHDNKASLGAEFYIAVLPLDPIYLDRYRSMYIVDPTNNFIALYFENDELSFGNGIGVKKVEVSEDNMLVSVLEDERLILTPLPEAFNDNDELKIKIQFQTATIPLLLKNELPESMPITGQRLWKLIRETNTDVQWIRENNRLILENREFYFHSEYRDFFEWEDYWVENGIKSARYEAEILHPEDIKLSDDLKEAYSRFITYFKIKNSIPSLCTITEDLKKRAIDLINEYQKEIKSFKNGNPAGRKGRDLFKLGTIQSNGIVYFTPFHPIMIAFKLKLYELLGTEEVDNSILNRLNPDALVPFLYDENEDLYKPDHQQAAIDWLTFKHVNKVSVSDANLYLAKVVNDKLTQFKDHFSYLFIEKSQAPLQINIINISNDLEVIRGIFLWMLKELDHEGPEKIKPVEVTLYKEENSESSFDLYARTETVSQFEELFDIKLNSKELDGEDILRIIREKLFFYKQEPSAELRYAHISFYKMHAQEHHAVQPIKEMTSGLTIDGLYSSVPSMKDEENYKSGFGTKAYCVEGENNYLTSTAYNVNELAANLRNGGNDSYRKGEAIFSRTTTADEETLERIFSSSYWVTFIDPLIDLEFFNSYDGNLVVIHYSDQYSSSSRYDAITVTDKSHQYYAVIKEFLKLKDVKGSDKNVQNTIKAFNTFNGEWLLKIIGSKGHYDREKLSIISAIKYSVSYFDHPDILWVPISLEEILRVAGAVSLNKSEGIFTAKNLGVKGSHSDDLLLIGLEYNNDQISLYFYPIEVKIGINKGEVLEKARVQVKKTKHLFVDVLTGESGEFFTGKFYRNFFAQLLLANAQKIDQSEFWNDKEYKLSDEIIEKLLKDDYQVSDNLKPYIGDGAILSFQKDAYHRSAHLEDDILLLNLTERDGYEGLVTPIEEMRQWIQEEPNDFIKEDMLSYMYKAGNNNQKLPNYQEPIHTGIQKESYKLNNGIELVPEPNIEGETLSKSPTVTGETTINKFDYNDSSDIIREDDKVTIQITDESLEQNEESSKTLGWAALEKIRIRLGRAENSNREIFWEYGNKGLANRHLLISGKSGQGKTYFMQCLLLEKSKLGIPSIVIDYTEGFLPNQLEPEFVQYLGDKLKHKIVYSEKLPINPFQKNARDIGGINLPESNTDVAERIKSVFAAVYKSLGIQQQNAIYEAVFKGLELYDDQMNLIKLKELLEEDGSNYAKTALSQIRPLIDRNPFSENQSIKWNDIVDSNGEIHIIQLTGFPRDVQLMITEFILWDLWNYSVQNGNKNKPMPVIMDEAQNLDHTEKSPSARILQEGRKFGWSAWYATQFLKAQLDSDELARLQMASQKVYFSPPEQELSNIAASLAKDNQEKKLWENKLASLRKGQCIVHGPIKNENGELSQPTVLVVDIIPLSERI